The following proteins are co-located in the Tachysurus vachellii isolate PV-2020 chromosome 17, HZAU_Pvac_v1, whole genome shotgun sequence genome:
- the rln1 gene encoding prorelaxin H1, whose protein sequence is MSRLLIPVLLCGVCVCARAVQPRDYGVKLCGREFIRAVIFTCGGSRWRRDNVLELPGLDPNLLLSFQSSSDGDKQLNWIKDTDAAPDKLSSILSSSFSSSSSLSDLLRATEVQRSIGDESKLSEEVQRSWLDMLFSSRPLGGEHIRSLDLGWLREDRRRRNYSLGLAGLCCNQGCTKNDIGRLC, encoded by the exons ATGTCCCGGCTACTGATCCCGGTGCTTCTGTGcggcgtgtgcgtgtgtgcgcgcgcggtACAACCGCGGGACTACGGAGTGAAGCTGTGCGGTAGAGAGTTTATACGTGCCGTGATCTTCACCTGCGGGGGGTCGCGGTGGAGAAGAGACAACGTGCTGGAGTTACCGGGACTGG ATCCGAACCTGCTCCTTTCTTTCCAAAGCTCATCAGATGGCGACAAGCAACTCAACTGGATAAAAGACACTGATGCAGCTCCTGACAAACTATCCTCCATtctttcctcctctttctcctcctcctcctctctcagtGACCTCCTCCGGGCCACAGAAGTTCAGAGGAGCATCGGAGATGAGTCGAAACTGTCTGAGGAGGTGCAGAGAAGCTGGCTGGACATGCTCTTCTCCTCCAGGCCACTAGGGGGCGAACACATAAGGAGTTTAGACCTTGGCTGGCTTCGTGAGGACCGGAGGAGGCGCAACTACTCCCTCGGCCTGGCAGGGCTCTGCTGCAATCAGGGCTGCACCAAGAACGACATCGGACGCCTGTGCtga
- the jak2a gene encoding tyrosine-protein kinase JAK2a, with the protein MAWSTFIAMESSTQPHTPCPDPLKPACGAALQVHLYYCSQSTSSTSASSLSYPPGDYVAEELCIKAAKECGVSPVYLSLFGLMREQDHMWYPPNHIFKVDESTNEKLLFRIRFYFPSWYGRGLSHAHRYGITKSSETPVFDDVTTAYLFAQWRSDFVDGSVTIPVTHDSQEECLGLAVLDMMRIAKEKGRTPIEIYRDSSYKNFLPKSIRTHIQQYHIVTRKRIRYRFRRFVERLHHCRAPVSELMLKYVASLEVLQPGFYTEHFLVSQPIVGMVTIVVSGNHGIQWTKGKDAGDGQDLQVYCDFPDVIDISIKQASKDGSVESRIVTINRQDGQTLELEFSSLSEALSFISLIDGYYRLTTDAHHYLCKQVAPPRLLEGIQCNCHGPVSMDFAINRLRRCNNAKGMYILRCSPKDHDKYFLSFVVGYDGMFEYKHCQVVRSVAGEFVLSGANCVFSSLSELLHRYQKEALRSEGHIFQFTKCCPPRNKEKTNLLICRSDQVSDVPFSPSPLKHTQMVFHKIHREDLQTMESLGQGTFTQVFRGVRRELGDYGEVHEMDVVMKVLDKSHRNYTESFFEAASMMSQISHKHLLLNYGICVCTEEHIMVQEFVRFGSLDTYLRRNRNSINITWKLEVAKQLAWAMHYLEDKSLIHGNVCAKNILLAREEDRKSHTPPFIKLSDPGISISVQPREILIEQIPWIPPECVEDHTNLSLATDKWSFGTTLWEIYTGGEKPLSSYDSSKKLLFYEDRHQLTAPKWTELATLINSCMDYEPCQRPSFRSVIRDLNSLFTPDYELLVENDVLPGRNRGFGFSGTFDSREPTQFEARHLIFLQQLGKGNFGSVEKCRYDPLQDNTGEVVAVKKLQHSTAEHLRDFEREIEILKSLQHENIVKYKGVCYTAGRKNLRLVMEYLPFGSLREYLAKNKERFDHKKLLHYASQICKGMDYLGSRRYIHRDLATRNILVESEMRVKIGDFGLTKVLPQDKDYYTVREPGESPIFWYAPESLIESKFSVASDVWSFGVVLYELFTYSDKNYSPPAVFMERMGVDKQGQMIVYHLISLLKDTYRLPAPQGCPVEVHCVMKECWAADPTQRPSFRSLGRTIDSIRESKEE; encoded by the exons GGGTCAGTCCTGTGTACCTGAGTTTGTTTGGCCTGATGAGAGAGCAGGACCACATGTGGTACCCACCCAATCACATCTTTAAAGTGGACGAGTCCACCAATGAGAAGCTCCTGTTCAGAATAAG GTTTTATTTTCCCAGCTGGTATGGAAGAGGATTAAGCCACGCCCATCGCTACGGCATCACCAAGAGCTCTGAGACCCCTGTGTTTGATGATGTCACCACAGCATACCTGTTCGCCCAG tggagGAGTGATTTTGTGGACGGTTCTGTGACCATCCCAGTTACCCATGACTCTCAGGAGGAGTGTCTCGGTCTTGCCGTGTTGGACATGATGAGGATCGCTAAAGAGAAAGGCAGAACGCCCATCGAAATTTACCGTGACAGCAG ctataagAATTTCCTGCCCAAGTCCATCCGCACACACATCCAGCAGTACCACATTGTGACGAGGAAGAGGATCCGTTATCGGTTCCGTCGGTTTGTGGAGCGTCTGCATCACTGCCGAGCGCCTGTCAGCGAGCTCATGCTGAAGTACGTGGCCAGTTTAGAGGTTCTGCAGCCAGGATTCTACACTGAACACTTCCTTGTCTCACAGCCTATTGTTGGCATGGTAACCATTGTCGTCAGCGGCAACCATGGCATCCAGTGGACCAAGGGAAAAGATGCTGGAGATGGACAG gatCTACAGGTGTACTGTGATTTCCCTGATGTTATTGACATCAGCATTAAGCAGGCGAGCAAAGACGGTTCTGTGGAGAGTCGCATCGTTACCATCAACAGACAGGACGGCCAGACGCTG GAGTTAGAGTTCTCGTCTCTGTCTGAGGCGTTGTCCTTCATCTCCCTGATCGATGGTTACTACAGACTCACCACAGATGCTCATCATTACCTGTGCAAACAAGTGGCGCCCCCTAGACTGCTGGAGGGCATTCAGTGTAACTGCCACGGCCCCGTCTC GATGGATTTTGCCATCAATCGTCTCCGTCGCTGTAACAACGCTAAAGGCATGTACATCCTACGCTGCAGCCCTAAAGACCATGACAAGTACTTCCTGTCCTTCGTGGTTGGG tacgACGGCATGTTTGAGTATAAGCACTGTCAGGTCGTGCGCAGCGTAGCAGGTGAGTTTGTCCTGAGTGGAGCgaattgtgtgttcagcagtCTGAGCGAGCTTCTGCACCGCTACCAGAAGGAGGCGCTGCGCTCCGAGGGTCACATCTTCCAGTTCACCAAGTGCTGCCCTCCTAGGAacaaag AAAAGACAAACTTGTTAATCTGCAGGAGTGATCAGGTTTCAGATGTTCCCTTCTCTCCATCACCCCTCAAACATACTCAGATGGTCTTCCATAAAATCCACAGAGAAGACTTGCAAACG ATGGAAAGTTTGGGCCAGGGGACGTTCACACAGGTCTTCCGTGGAGTCAGAAGGGAGCTGGGAGATTATGGGGAGGTGCACGAGATGGACGTGGTGATGAAGGTGCTGGACAAAAGCCACCGCAATTACACTGAG tcattcTTTGAAGCAGCCAGTATGATGAGTCAGATTTCCCATAAGCACTTGCTGCTGAATTATgggatctgtgtgtgtacagaagaGC ACATCATGGTGCAGGAGTTTGTGCGCTTTGGCTCATTGGACACATACCTGAGAAGGAACCGTAACTCCATCAACATAACCTGGAAGCTGGAGGTGGCCAAGCAACTGGCATGGGCTATGCATTACCTG gaggATAAGAGCCTGATCCATGGGAATGTGTGTGCTAAAAACATTCTGCTTGCtagagaggaagacagaaaaTCTCACACTCCACCTTTCATTAAACTGAGTGACCCTGGAATCAGCATCTCAGTTCAGcccagagaga ttctgaTTGAACAAATCCCCTGGATTCCTCCAGAGTGTGTGGAGGATCACACAAACCTGAGCCTAGCCACGGACAAGTGGAGCTTCGGCACCACGCTGTGGGAGATTTACACTGGAGGAGAGAAACCTCTCAGCTCCTACGACTCCTCCAAg AAGCTGTTGTTCTATGAGGACAGACATCAGCTCACTGCCCCCAAATGGACAGAACTGGCCACTCTAATTAACAGCTGTATGGATTACGAGCCGTGTCAGCGTCCGTCATTTAGATCTGTCATCCGAGACCTGAACAGCCTCTTCACCCCTG ATTACGAGCTGTTGGTAGAGAACGACGTTCTCCCTGGTAGGAACCGTGGGTTTGGGTTCTCAGGAACGTTCGACAGCCGAGAGCCGACTCAGTTCGAGGCGCGGCACCTGATCTTCCTGCAGCAGCTtggaaaa gggaaCTTTGGCAGTGTGGAGAAGTGTCGTTATGACCCGCTGCAGGACAACACCGGGGAGGTCGTAGCGGTGAAGAAGCTGCAGCACAGCACCGCAGAACACCTTCGTGACTtcgagagagagatcgagatcCTCAAATCACTACAGCACGAGAACATCGTCAAATATAAAGGAGTGTGTTACACTGCAG GTCGTAAAAACCTGCGCTTGGTGATGGAGTATCTTCCGTTCGGCAGTCTGAGGGAATATCTCGCTAAAAACAAGGAGCGCTTCGATCACAAGAAGTTATTACATTACGCTTCACAGATCtgcaaa GGGATGGACTATCTGGGTTCTAGGCGCTACATCCACAGAGACTTGGCGACACGGAACATTCTGGTGGAAAGTGAAATGCGTGTGAAGATCGGAGACTTCGGCCTGACCAAGGTTCTTCCTCAGGATAAAGACTATTATACAGTGAGGGAACCTGGAGAGAGTCCCATCTTCTG gtaTGCTCCTGAGTCTCTAATAGAGAGTAAGTTCTCAGTGGCGTCAGATGTTTGGAGTTTTGGAGTCGTTCTGTATGAACTGTTCACCTACAGTGACAAAAACTACAGCCCTCCTGCT GTGTTTATGGAGAGGATGGGTGTCGATAAACAGGGACAGATGATCGTGTATCACCTGATTAGTCTGCTTAAAGACACCTACAGACTTCCTGCTCCTCAGGGCTGCCCTGttgag gTTCATTGTGTGATGAAGGAATGCTGGGCAGCCGATCCGACACAGAGGCCGTCGTTCAGGTCCCTCGGTCGTACCATCGACTCCATCAGAGAGAGTAAAGAGGAATGA